A stretch of DNA from Aciduliprofundum sp. MAR08-339:
CAAATCATTACACGGGCCAGATTTTTGGCATAGTTATAGTTCTTGCAACAATAATGGCACTCATAGGCTCGATTTTTTCCTACCCCATATTTGAGCTCATCGGGGCAAAGGGAAATCTTCTTCAAACATCTGCCCTCTACGGATCCATAATATTCCTGGGACTCCCATTCATGTTCGTTGTTATGGGGGGCGGGGGGGTAATATCTGCGGAGGGTGATACGGTAACACCCCTCATAATAAGTGGAGTCTCGGTGATTATAAACATAATTTTAGACCCAATACTCATATTTGGCCTGCTGGGATTTCCAAGAATGGGTGTATTTGGTGCGGCAACTGCAACTGTGATAGCAAGAATGATAGCAGCAGCGTGGCTTTTGTACCTTCTATTCAAGGGTAGGCTCAGGTTGAAACCAAAACTCAGGGATTTCTTACCAAAGTGGGAGAGCGTGAAATTCATACTTCGCATAGGCCTCCCTTCAAGTTTTAGTATGAGCGCAATGGCCCTTGGATTTGTCATCATTCAAAGTATCTTAGCCCACCTTCCCAACTACGATGTGGCAATTGCCACTTACGGAGTTGCAAACCGTATTGTAAATATGATGTTCGTGGTTGTCAACGGCCTGGCCTCCTCGGTGAGCATAATGCTTGGTCAGGCTCTTGGGGCAGATTTAACTTCTAGGGCCAAGAAAATTGCCCAGACAGGTATATTTTTTATGTTTTACCTTCTTCTAATCGCATCCGGCATAATTTATGTGTTTAGAGAACCCATTATTGCCTTCTTTGTGCCCAACAATCCTGATATAATAAAAAGTGCAGGAGTTTTTCTCTCTATAGTTCTGATAGGGATACCCTATTTTGGGATATTCAGGATAGTAAGTTCCATCCTAACGGGCTCCGGGCACACGTTCCAGAGTTTTGTGCTCAGCGTTTCCCGCCTCTGGGGAATAAGAATTCCCCTTGCTGCTTACTTTGCCCTATCCATTGGCGTGGGCATGGGAATGGTGGGCGTGTGGTTTGCCATGGCCATATCTAACATGGTATCTGCGGGAATAGGGGCAATTTTCTACTTCAAAGGAGACTGGCTTAAAAAAATAATAAAGAAGCCTAAATCAAGAACACGGGTCCCCCTTTCCTGACAAGGATGTTTCTCTTTACCCTTATCACGCCGTCCTTGAGGTATATTGATGGTACAATGGTCATTATCATGTTCTCCTCAACCACACAATCGCCGGGTGCAAAGGGCTGATAGAACCCCGCAGAGGGTACGGCACTGTAGTGTGGAAAATTGCCTATGCTTCTTATTCTACCATCAAGGGTGTTGCATGAAATTCCCGGTTCTATTAGTTTCCCCAGGGCCTCGTACATTGAGTTTATCCTTTCCAGTGATTCAATCCACTCATTTCTCTCTCCTGTAAATATTACCCGGGAAAAATTCATGGGATAGCCCTGGAAAAATGGAGTACTGTCTATGTAAAGAATTCCATCCTTTTCAACCTTTCCGGAATGGGTGTGCGGCATGGGATACCTGCTCTTGGCTCCGAAGGCAACTATGCTTGGATGCTGAAATCCTTCAATGCCATTTTTGAGCAGTTTAGATTCCAGAATTGCCTTTACCTCGCTCAGATCCATACCTATTGAAACAGCGTTCCAGAATTCGCCCAGTGCAAGATTTATGCGCTTATTTATGATTTTTATTATTTCAATTTCCTCCTCAAAGGGTTTTCGCATAGCCCTTTTCAGTATTTTCTCTCCATTTTTGAACTTGAAATTTAAATTACCAGTTCTTGAGTATGGACTTACAAAGTACTCTCCCTTCAAATCCGGCGTTTCGTAAATTACCTCATAGTCCTCTTTCAGTTCGTCTTCAATCTGCTCCTCCATAAGTGGATGCGCGTAGAGCGTGATTTCCTCATCCACCACCAGATGCGTGAACGCTCTCGTACTCACGATCTTTGGCGCTTCAGGGTCATCGGGGAAGAAAACAAACCTGCCGTAGGAACCAATCAATCTTGCCCGCATCTCCCTATAATTCATCAATCACACCTCTACACACCCTTATTTCCCTTGTCAGATACTCGTCCACGTTGTAGATTTTCATTCTTTCATTCATATAATCATCTACCTCTTTGCCCCTCCATTCTGCGAGTATTACGGTATCGTTGATCTTCAAAATCCCAAAATTGGTTATCATGTCGTAGAATAAATTTGAAATTTTCAAAGGATCAACGGTATCCACGTCGAGTCTGTGGGGCAGTTTGTAATAGATGGAACTCAGTCCCTGTGCCTGGGCATGGAATACCATGTCCTTATCTGCGGTTATGAGCACCACCTCTCCATGAAAATTCTCAGCAAACTCTCCATACTGTTTTGCAATCTCTCTATCTCTTATCTCCTTGTCCCTCGTATCCGTGCTTTCCCCTGTCCGAAGTGCATCAAGCACATCGAAAAGGTAGTAAATTTCGTTCATGGCATTCTTTGCCTTTCTTGATTCCTTCACGCTTCCGTTTGCAAACTCGTGTAGTATGGAGTGGTAGGGTAAACTCTCAAAGTGGTAGAGCATTTTTCCCGTGTACTTTGTATGGATCCTCGCATCCACCTCATCAACCACTATCTGGCTTATCACGTACTCAAACTCCTTTCCAAGGCGCCTTGATACCACCCGATAATATGCAATATTGGTATCAATACCTATGAACACAGGCCTTATGTAAACCTTTTTGTTCTTCATTGATTCGCGCAGTATTTTGAATTCTTCCCTTATTTCATCTTCGTTTTCAAAATCAACGATGGCTGAGGATAGAAAGGAATCAAGGAGATCGTAGTAATCTGGTAGATCCCTGCGCAGAAACTCACCCTTTGCGTATTTCTTCCTTGCATTGTCCATATCACCCTGGGTGAGAAGGTTCTCAACTTTGAAATTCTCAAGGTTCAGTGTGAAAAGAGGAATCTGGAAGGGAGGATACTCGATCCTTGCCTCTCTAATTCCGCGCACAACGAATTCGTTGAGAAGCACATGTATTTCCTCCTTGGATATGATCATCTCTCCACCTCCGAGAATTCCTGAAGGGAAAGTGGACGCATCATGAAGGGGTACCCGGAGAATCTCATATCCTTTAGTAGAAGGTACACTATTTTCACGTTTCGAATGTCTATGAGAGCCAGAAGCATGCTCTTTCTTGCACCTGTGATGTCTATAGTATCTCCATTTTCCAATAGGTCCTTTATAATCTTCTTCATTTCCTCCACAGAATCATCAATTTTTACCCTCTGTATGCTCACACTCTTTCCATTCTCTTTGTAAAGCACCTTTATTTTTTCCTCAAGTTTTTCTGCCATACTTGCATCCGTGTGGAAGATGAGAATCTTTTTGGGAAATGCATTTTTTAGTTTTGTGTAGGCGTATATGGAGTTGA
This window harbors:
- a CDS encoding MATE family efflux transporter, producing the protein MALRLSREEILEGGVIRTMFLLGWPMMLSSLLQTLYNLADMFWLGRLPQEEAKIAVAAINFTWPVVFFFISFAGGLGRGGIPIISQYIGSDDREQANHYTGQIFGIVIVLATIMALIGSIFSYPIFELIGAKGNLLQTSALYGSIIFLGLPFMFVVMGGGGVISAEGDTVTPLIISGVSVIINIILDPILIFGLLGFPRMGVFGAATATVIARMIAAAWLLYLLFKGRLRLKPKLRDFLPKWESVKFILRIGLPSSFSMSAMALGFVIIQSILAHLPNYDVAIATYGVANRIVNMMFVVVNGLASSVSIMLGQALGADLTSRAKKIAQTGIFFMFYLLLIASGIIYVFREPIIAFFVPNNPDIIKSAGVFLSIVLIGIPYFGIFRIVSSILTGSGHTFQSFVLSVSRLWGIRIPLAAYFALSIGVGMGMVGVWFAMAISNMVSAGIGAIFYFKGDWLKKIIKKPKSRTRVPLS
- a CDS encoding PIN domain-containing protein; translation: MIISKEEIHVLLNEFVVRGIREARIEYPPFQIPLFTLNLENFKVENLLTQGDMDNARKKYAKGEFLRRDLPDYYDLLDSFLSSAIVDFENEDEIREEFKILRESMKNKKVYIRPVFIGIDTNIAYYRVVSRRLGKEFEYVISQIVVDEVDARIHTKYTGKMLYHFESLPYHSILHEFANGSVKESRKAKNAMNEIYYLFDVLDALRTGESTDTRDKEIRDREIAKQYGEFAENFHGEVVLITADKDMVFHAQAQGLSSIYYKLPHRLDVDTVDPLKISNLFYDMITNFGILKINDTVILAEWRGKEVDDYMNERMKIYNVDEYLTREIRVCRGVIDEL
- a CDS encoding Xaa-Pro peptidase family protein, whose translation is MNYREMRARLIGSYGRFVFFPDDPEAPKIVSTRAFTHLVVDEEITLYAHPLMEEQIEDELKEDYEVIYETPDLKGEYFVSPYSRTGNLNFKFKNGEKILKRAMRKPFEEEIEIIKIINKRINLALGEFWNAVSIGMDLSEVKAILESKLLKNGIEGFQHPSIVAFGAKSRYPMPHTHSGKVEKDGILYIDSTPFFQGYPMNFSRVIFTGERNEWIESLERINSMYEALGKLIEPGISCNTLDGRIRSIGNFPHYSAVPSAGFYQPFAPGDCVVEENMIMTIVPSIYLKDGVIRVKRNILVRKGGPVFLI